The DNA window AGCACCTTCGCCCCATAAAGCGCCACCGCCCCAGCCCCAATCACCGCCAGCCCACGAACCAGCCCGCCTGTCGAATCCTTCGACTTTTCACCCATCCCCGCAGAATACACAGCCCTCCATCTTGTGTCGTCCTCACCTGCGACCATGGTCTCCCGGTCTCACACCACACCTCCCAAATTTCTCTTGACCTCCGCACCACACCAGCTATTCTTTCCCCGATACCGCGCAGCGCATTTCGCCGTCCCCAAATCCACAAGTTGAAACGCTCTCTCTCGACCAGGCACCATGAGAAGCGCTTTCCAGACCCACAATCGATCTGGCTCTCCCAAGTCGTAACGGCATCTTTTTCGTTCTGCCCTTCAGCAAACACCGCAAGACCAGGGCCCGATACCCAGACCACTTCCAAGAGGTGCTTCGTGATCGTTCTCCCACGTCTCGCAGCTGCGGCTCTCCTGCTCACGCTCCCCGCGCTCGCCCAGACATTTGCCCAGACACTTGCCCAGACACTTGCCCAGACACTTCCAGCCGTCACCACCCGCGCCTTCACCAACGACCGCGCCGGCGCAAACACTCAGGAGACCATCCTCACCCCGAACGTCCTGCTCACCAAAGGTCTTGTTCGCAAGACCACCATCCCGGTCATCGGCGATGCCCGCGGCATGGAAGCCCAGCCCCTGATCCTTCCAGCAGTCAAGCTCCCCGACGGCTCCACTCACGACGTCATGGTTCTTCCCTCCATGGCCAACGTCGTCCGCGGCGTGGACGCGCACACCGGTGCCGGCCTCTGGCAGACCGCCCCGCTTGGAACTCCTATCCTCGGATCGCTGCCAACCGGCCCGCGCAAGACGAAGCCTGACGGCTGCGTCGGTGACTTCCCTACCATCGACTGCCACGCGATCAACGACCGCTGGGGGATACTCTCCACCGGCGTCATCGACCCGGACACCCAGATCGCTTATATGGTGGCCTGGATCTCCCCGGACAGCACTCCCCTGAACGGCGTCCACAGCATCTTCGCGATCAACGTCGCCACCGGAGCCATCGTTGGCTCACCCGTCTCTCTCGCCGGCCTGAAAAACGGAGCCCAGGGATACGGCGACACCATGCGCAAGCAGAGGTCTTCCATGGTGATGACCAACGTCGCCGGGAAGAAGACCATCTTCTTCGCCTACGGAACCGTCCGGGAGACCGGCCCCGCAGCGGCAGGGGCCATCATTGCGTACGACGTGGCCAGCCACACGATCACCGGCTTTCTCCCGATGTCCCAGGGCCGGGGAGCTGGAATCTGGATGGGCGGCCAGGGCCTCGCCGCGGATTCCGCAGGCAATCTCTACGGCGTCACCGGGAACGGATCGTTCGACGCAGTCACTGACTTTGGAGAGTCGATCTTCAAGGTCAGCTACACCCCGGGCGCGGGCATCGCCAACTCGCTCAAGGTGGTCACCTGGTTTTCTCCTTACTCCGACCAGGGCCGCATCGGCATGAACCCGACCGTGTCGGACACGGCGTCTCCTATGCCCGCCATGAAGGTCGCGGGCGTCTCGCAACCGACCGCCGACATGACGCCCGTGGGCAGCGCCATGGCGATCAGCATGGTGGGCGCAACCGCCAAAGTCACGCAGGACGTAAACACGCGCGCCATGGTCACCCTTATCTACCCTGCCGACACCAAAGACGCCGCCTGGAACGACGAGGACCTTGGCAGCGGCGGCTGCATTCTGATCGAGGAGTTCGGCAAGCTGCTCTGCTCGGGCAAAGACGGCATCGGCTACGTGGTCAAGACCGATAACATGGGCAACACCCAACCAGCGGACTTTGCCCCCGACCGCGTCAAGATCAACTGCGGCAAACTCGCCACCCTTCCAGTCTGGCTCACCGCCTCCCCCGGTCCCGTCGATGCCTGCCCCACCGACACCACCGTTCTCAACTTCATGCCCTGGGGCAAGACCCGCCACATGCACTCCACACCGGTCAAGTACAAGTCCCCGGACGGTACCGTGCATGTCTTCGTCGCGGGCGAGAACAGCACCATCCACATGTGGAAGATGGACCCGTCGGGTGCACTAACCTACGAGGCCGAGAGCTTCGAGGTCGCCTCGATCGAGTCCGTCAACCCGCCTGGTGGCATGCCCGGATCCTTCTGCTCGATGTCAACGAATAACTGGGCGTCGGGAAGTTCCGTCCTCTGGTGCTCGCTGCCCTACGGTGACGGCAACGCTACCATCACCAACGGCCGCCTCATCGCCTACGACCCTGAGAACCTCATCACCAACCCCGCGAACGGTAACAAGAACCTGAAAGTTGTCTGGGACTCGCAGCGCTGGGCGATCCCGTACCTCTTCAACAAGTTCATGCCTCCCATCGTTTGGGACGGCCAGGTCTATCTGCCGAACTACAACGGAGGTGTTGACGTCTATGGCGTCCCATGACCCGGGCCGTCTTTCACCAGTCAAGCGTCATCTCGACCGAAGCGGCGAGCGGCATCATCGTCCGCCGCGTAGTGGAGAGCCCCCCGCATTTCGCCTTTGCCCTTGTTCTTGCCCCTTCGTCTCTCTTCTTGCTTAAGGGCATGCCTTCAGCCGTGCCAAAAGCCTCCCCACATGCAAGGGGCTTTAGCCCCTGAGGTACCTACTCCCACCCCAACGACCCACCCGTCTGATACTCAATCACGCGCGTCTCAAAGAAGTTCTTCTCCTTCTTCAGGTCGATCGCCTCGCTCATCCACGGGAACGGATTCTCCACCTCCGCAAACACCGGCCCCAGCCCGATCTGCGCGCACCGCCGGTTTGCGATGAAGTGCATGTACTGCTCGCAGGCCGCAGCACTCAACCCAAGAAACCCATTCGGCATCGTGTCCCGCCCATACGCCGCTTCGAGCTCCGCCGCGGTACGCAGCATCCCGCGTACTTCCTCTTGAAACTCTTCGCTCCAAAGCCCTGGATTCTCCGCCTTGATCTGATTGATCACGTCGATCCCGAAGTTCAAGTGAATGCTCTCGTCGCGCAGGATGTACTGATACTGCTCCGCGATCCCGATCATCTTGTTCCGCCGTCCCAGCGAGAGAATCTGCGCGAAGCCGGTGTAGAACCACATGCCTTCGAACACCACGTAGAACGCAATCAGATCCCTCAGAAACGCGCGATCGTTCTCCTTTGTCCCCGTCTCAAACGCCGGATCCGAGAGATGCTGCGTGTACCGGATCGCCCACTCCGCCTTGCGCGTGATCGAAGGCACCTCACGATACATATTGAACAACTCGCCCTCGTTCAGGCCAAGGCTCTCCACGATGTACTGAAAGGTGTGCGTATGCACCGCCTCTTCAAACGCCTGCCGCAGCAGATACTGCCGACACTCCGGGTTGGTCAGGTG is part of the Granulicella aggregans genome and encodes:
- a CDS encoding ribonucleotide-diphosphate reductase subunit beta, which gives rise to MSLSWDDVEVAVEPKQAQVSVVTVMHAVEDARVSDVAETPPEAEVVIDMHGARVRVDQKAMINCRADVNQLLPLKYRWAWEKYLSGCNNHWMPTEVSMQADIGVWKSANGLTEDERRAIKRNLGFFAASESLVANNIVLAIYRHLTNPECRQYLLRQAFEEAVHTHTFQYIVESLGLNEGELFNMYREVPSITRKAEWAIRYTQHLSDPAFETGTKENDRAFLRDLIAFYVVFEGMWFYTGFAQILSLGRRNKMIGIAEQYQYILRDESIHLNFGIDVINQIKAENPGLWSEEFQEEVRGMLRTAAELEAAYGRDTMPNGFLGLSAAACEQYMHFIANRRCAQIGLGPVFAEVENPFPWMSEAIDLKKEKNFFETRVIEYQTGGSLGWE